From Xenopus laevis strain J_2021 chromosome 7L, Xenopus_laevis_v10.1, whole genome shotgun sequence, one genomic window encodes:
- the scn4b.L gene encoding sodium voltage-gated channel beta subunit 4 L homeolog isoform X1: MTVRPLWDRRDSYWRRHSRLVALCFIVLFAHSCLPLEVSVGKNNLITAINGSNVTLPCTFMACIGFSGVTFSWVYSSLNSSLKPEDLYKGTLKDKKSSPKPEVIFNRNERMDRVQLVPNNTTKDYELSLLLKNVDFDDIGRYTCVVKNEKEKGATHNATIILKVVDKFEDVDNTLTLIIVAAVGGVIGLLILILIMKKIITFIIKRNRDKKKDCLVSSSVNDNTDNASKQESKAKPKA, translated from the exons ATGACCGTGCGACCGCTTTGGGACAGACGCGACTCCTACTGGAGGCGCCACTCGCGGCTTGTTGCCCTCTGCTTCA TTGTGCTTTTTGCCCACTCGTGTTTGCCTCTGGAGGTGTCGGTAGGCAAGAATAACCTGATCACAGCTATCAATGGGTCTAATGTAACGCTCCCCTGTACTTTCATGGCCTGCATTGGCTTCAGTGGTGTTACCTTCTCTTGGGTATACAGCTCTCTCAACAGTTCGCTTAAACCTGAGGAC CTTTATAAAGGGACACTGAAGGACAAGAAGTCATCCCCTAAACCTGAAGTCATTTTCAACAGGAATGAACGTATGGATCGGGTACAGCTTGTTCCCAACAATACAACCAAAGATTACGAACTATCCCTGCTTTTGAAGAATGTGGATTTTGATGACATTGGGCGCTATACCTGTGTTGTGAAGAATGAGAAAGAAAAGGGTGCCACACACAATGCCACCATTATACTGAAAGTGGTAGACAAAT TTGAGGATGTGGATAACACACTGACTCTAATTATCGTGGCTGCAGTTGGTGGAGTGATTGGACTTCTTATACTTATCCTAATAATGAAGAAAATTATTACCTTCATTATTAAGAGGAACCGTGACAAGAA GAAGGACTGCCTTGTAAGCTCTTCTGTTAATGACAATACTGACAATGCCTCCAAACAAGAAAGCAAGGCCAAACCCAAAGCATGA